ACCCGCCGCCGTCGTGTAGGACAGGTCGGTTGCGCGCAAGGGCAGGATCGGTCGCCGGTCGACGATCGTCCGATCCGAGGGGAGTGCCAAATCAACCATAGGCTTGGCTCATCAACCGCGTCCTAAAGGTCATCGCCGCCCCGTTCACGATCATGGCGATCAATATGAGAATGAAACCTAGCGCCAACGCCAACCCAAGATTGCCTTTCGACGTTTCCACAGCGATCGCCGTCGTCATCACCCGCGTGACGTGATCGATGTTGCCGCCGACCGTAATCACCGCGCCGACTTCAGCAATCGCGCGGCCAAAACCCGCCAAGGCGGTCGTGAGGAGACTAAAGCGCGCGTCCCATAGCAACGTGCCGACTTGTCCCATCGCCCCCACGCCCAACGAACGCAACTGCTCGTCGTATTCGCCGGCCAAGTCTTCGATGGTCTGGCGCGTCAGCGCCGCCACGATCGGTGTCACCAGGACGCACTGCGCGATAATCATCGCGGTCGGTGTGTAGAGCAATTGCAAGACCCCAAGCGGCCCCGCATTCGAGAGCATCAGATAAACCATTAGGCCGACCACGACGGGCGGTAGCCCCATCAGGGCACTCATGGTCACGATGACTGCTTGGCGACCGGGAAAGCGCAGCACCGCCGTTAGCGCGCCCAAGGGGAATCCGATCAGACAGGCAATCACCACGGCGGTGAGGCTCACGCGCAAGGAAAGAAACACGATTTCCGCGAGGTCGGCGTCGCCCCGGACGATTAGGTCGAAGGCCAAAACGAAGGCTGCCCCGAAATCCTGCACGTTCCTCCCCACAATTTCTTTGCAACGGTCACGTCGATTTTGACAGTTTCCGACGAGCGCTCCAAGCTATCGGCGGACATCGCTTTTAGGGGAGGCAGACGCCGTGAAGCATCGCAAGATTAGAGGCCGGATCGACTACATCACCGACGACGTCGGGGTCATGGGCCGGGAGTGGTTCACCCATAGCGTCCATTCGGACGGGCGCCGCACCATGCGCGCCCTCACCGAAATGGACGACGACGACCTGATGCGCGACGTCACCTTCAGCGTCGACGAGAACTGGCTACCGTTGGATTGTTTCGTCCGCCTGACGATCGGCGACCGGTTTCAAGGGACCGGATGGTTCCGTTTCACCGACACGTATGCCGAATGCGAATCGTTCTCGATCGACGGGGGGCGCGTCAGCCAGCGCTGGCCCATGGACGGACGTCCACCCCTGTTCGTTAGCCATGCCGTCGCTTGCGACGCCTGGACCAACGCTGCTTTCGACATGTCTCGCAAAGGCGAACGCCAATTGGTCTATCCGCGCATGGCGTGCTCGCCACTCGGCAACGGCGGATCGGGTCCGATGCTGGGGAATTCGACGACGGTTACACCGACACCGGCGACGTTGTACCTCGACTATCTAGGCGAGGAGGACGTGACCGTCCCAGCCGGGACATTCAAGTGCCATCGCATGGCGCTCAACCGCGGCGATATCCCGCGCTTTGAAATCTGGACCCACGGGCCAGACTTCCTGCCCGTGCAACTCCGCTACGACCGGTTAAACCAGTACTATCAACTCGCCGAACTGGACATGTAATCGGCGCGCGAAAGAGGTTCGTATGGAAACGCAGTACCGCCACAACCTTCTGGTTGACGAAAACCACGACGAAGAGGCACGCGAGATGTTCGCCGTGGACCTCGCCACGCATCTTTCCAAGGATGTCTTCCCTGGAACACGCCGCTTGTTCGAGGAACGGATCGCACCGGCGTTCCAGCGTCAGCACGATCGGGCCCCGAATCGAACCGAGACCCGGCGCGCACTGCTGGGCCAGCCCTTCTATCAGATGTGGAGTTCGCTCAAGCGAACCGACCAGGAGATATTGTTCGACTATGTCGGCGAAGCGGTCGAGCACCAGTTGAGCGGCATTACCGCACGCAGCAAACGACCCCCCCGCAAGGCTGGTGGCTCGCTCCGTCTGGACCCAACCGTCAAGCCGCCGCGATACCTCACGGCGGTCGATATCCATTGTATGCCAGGCAACTACACCGGGGATTTGGGCGGCGACGACGTTTCCGCCGGCGCGATTTTCGACCGCGGTCTGTTTCTGTACGGGCGCGGCGGTCTCGGGCCGCAGAGCGACGATATGGGCGCCTCGGCCTGCGCCTGGCTCAAGCGGACGCATCCCGGTTTCGCGCCAAGCGACATTCTGGATATGGGCTGTTCGATCGGCGGCAACACCCTGCCCTTTGCCCGCGCGTTTCCGAAGGCAAACGTTCAGGCGATCGACGTGGGGACCGGTATCTTGCGCTATGGCCATGCCCGGGCCGAAGAACTTGGCGTGCCGATCCATTTTTCACAACAGGATGCCGAACACACGTCGTTCCCCGATGAGAGTTTCGATTTAATCGTCTCGCACTTGCTCGGTCACGAAACCTCGTTGGCGGGCTATCGCAACATCGTCCGCGAATGCTTCCGGCTACTGCGGCCCGGCGGCATGATGCTGCATACCGAGACCGAGTGGTCGACCGAGGTCGATCCATTCAACCAGTCGGTTCTCGACTGGGAGACGCACTACAATGCCGAGCCGTTCAAGACAAAGCTCGACACGCTCGACAACATCGCCGTCGCCGCCGAAGCGGGATTCACCAAGAATAAAGCCTTTGTCGAGCGCGCGCCGAGTTTGCGGGCCGGCACTAAATACTACCAAGGCCGCTGGGTGATCTTCGGCGCGACGAAATAGGCCCTAGACCTCTAGAACAATGTTCCCATAGAAGTCCCGGCTTTCGAGCATTTCGTGGGCCTTGCGAGCGTCGCTGAGGGGAAAACGGGCGGCCAGGACCGGTCGCAGATCGCCGCGCGCGAGGAACCTGAGGACTTGCTTGATCGATTCCTTGGGCGTGAAGTGAGTCCCGGTCAGCATGATTTGGCTGCGGACCAATAGACGGCGGATATCGATTAGGGTTTCGGTCGGTTCGATCGAGCCCGCGCTCGACAGCCGGCCGTTATAGGCGAGCGCATCCAAGCTCTTGCGCAAGATGTCGCCGCCGATAGTTTCCAACACGACGTCGACCCCGCGCCCGCCCGTGGCCGCGCGGACTTCCTTGGTCAGGTCCTGGGTCCTATAGTTGACCCCGACATCGGCGCCGTCCTGCTGGGCTCGGCGCAGTTTGTCGTCCGACCCCGCACTCGCGACAATACGACAGCCGGTCATATGGGCGATTTGGACCGCCGCACTCCCCACCGCGCCGCCGACGGCGTTGATGAGGACCGTATCCTCGGGCCGAAGGTTAACCTTGCGCGCCATCTCCCACGCAGTTGCATAGGCGACAAGCGAGGTCGCTGCGTCAAGGAACGAAACCTCCGCGGGTAACGGCAGCAGACTGAACTGGTTGACCCTGACATACTCGGCGTAGGTGCCCCACCGAGTGTGGCCGAGCTTGTCGAACTTGGCGCAAATGTTGTCGTGGCCTTGCATACAATAGCAGACTGGCTCGCTGCACGTGCCGAGTGAAACGGTGAGCACAGGGACGACCCGGTCGCCCGCCTTGAGCCCGGCAACCCCTGGACCGACTTCCGCCACGGTCCCCGCACCCTCGACTCCCAAAATGTGCGGAAAAGTTACCGATGCGTTGGGGACGTTGCCGTTACGCACCAGGGTGTCGAAGCGGTTGATCCCGACGGTATCGACCTTGATAAGAACATCGCCGGGACCCACCTCGGGTGTCGGAACATCGGCATACCGCATGGCTTCAGGCCCGCCGTGGCCGTCAATAACGATCGCTTTCATGGCGCCTTTCCGGTTGGTGACTCGTAACGCGGGCCATCCGGGGTCGAGCGAATTAACCGACCGGGCCGAGCCTCGGTTTCCTGTCCGCGTCGTTGAATGACCTGACCTGCAACGATGGTCGCTTCGTAGCCCCGCGCCTTTTGCATGAGGCGCATCGCGCCAGCCGGCAAATCGTTGACGAAGTACGGCGTCTCCAGCCGCAGACCGTCGAAATCGATCAAGTTTAGGTCGGCGCGCAGACCGGGCTTGATCGCGCCGCGATCGTTGAATCCATAGAGCGCGGCGTTATCCAGCGTTTGCTTCTTGACCAACCACTCCAAAGGCAGCGACGCACCGCGCGTGCGGTCGCGAGCCCAGTGGGTCAGCATGAAGGTCGGGACGCTCGCATCGCATATGTAGGTCACATGCGCCCCTGCATCGCCGCCGCCCAAAACGGCCTGCGGGTGGACGAGCATTTCGCGAACCGTCTCTAAGTCGCCATCCGCGTAATTGAAGGCGGTAAAATACAAAACCGCGCGCCCGTCGTCGGCAAGCAACTTGTCGTAGCCAAGGTCTGCAGGGTCGCGACCGCCCGCTTTCGCTTGCGCTGCAATGCTATGGGCCGGGTCAGGTTCGTAATCCAACGGATCGCCCAGGTCGTAGCTGCCCGCCCACGCGGTCTTGAGAATATTGTTGAACGCATCGTCGTTAGGATCCGATTGCGCCAAAAGCCGCGCCTTGAACGCCGGATCGCGCATCGTTCGTACGATTTCCCCATGCGACTTCCCGGCGATTTCGACAAAGGCCGGATAACGAAAGAACGGATGGATTCCCGCCAACGTGAACAGGTAGTTGGTCGGCCGACCGAAGACCTGGGGATAGATACGTGCGCCATCCGCCGCGGCTGTCGCGCAGGCATCCAAAACGGCACGCCAGACCTCGGGGTAATCGTGGGCCTGCCCGAGCAAGAAGGTTATCGGACACCCCGTGCTTTTGGAGATCCGGTGCATCCATTGAATTTCACTGGGCGGACCGGCGGCATCGAAACCGCTCATCCCGCGCACTGTCATCTCAAAGACGCCATGGCCGGCACCGGCGAGCGCTTGGGCTAGGGCGAGAAGTTCGTCCTCGGCGGCAAAGGTGCCCGGCACGAGGTCACCGTCGATGTCGAGGTGGAGCAGCGAGCGCGACGTGCTAAGCCCGGCGGCACCGGCCGCCATCGCTTCGCGCACCACACGCGCCTCGGCGGCGATGTCGCCTGCGGTCGCCCATTCGTCGTGGGCGCGGTCGCCCATGACATAGGCGCGAATCGCGCCATGACCGATTTGCGCCGCGACGTCGAGGGCGCGCGGCATCGCATCCAGCGCATCGAGATATTCGGGGAAGGTCTCCCACTGCCAGCGTATCCCCGCCGCCAGGGCGCTGCCGGGAATGTCCTCAACCCCCTCCATCAACCCGAGGAGCCAGGCGCGCCGGTCCGGCGCCGCGGGCGCGAATCCAACGCCGCAATTCCCCATCACCACAGTGGTGACCCCATGCCAGATGGACGGCGTCAGAAGCGGGTCCCAGGTGACCTGACCGTCATAATGGGTGTGGATATCGACCCAGCCTGGGGTCAACAGCAGGCCGTGTGCGTCAATCGTTTCCGCGGCCGCGCCGGTGAGGCGGCCAACCTCGGCGATGTGACCATCGGCGACCGCGACATCGGCAACGACCGCAGGCGCGCCGGTCCCATCGACAACCTGCGCCCCTTTGATCAGGAGATCGTACATAACCCACTCAAAGAAAAGGGGCGCAACGCCGTGACAGCCTTGCGCCCCTCGTCAAGTTGGTCTGCTACCTACTCAGGTCGAAGAAGCGCGGTTGAGCCTCGGGTTGAATACTGAGACCCTTGAGGCCTTCACGCCATGCATACTCGTGCTTGTATTCCAAGACCGGCACAAGCGCGAGCTCGTCCATGATGGTGTCCTGGATTTCCTTCAGCATCGCGTCGCGCTTGGCCTTGTCGGGCTCGGCTTTGGACGCGAAGGCCAGCTCGTCAACGCGGGGGTTGCTGTAATTCCCCCAGTTATTGAGCCCGCCCTTGGACACTGAAACGTATTGCAGCATCACGGAATACGCCGCGTCGATCCCGAACGGACGGCTGGTGTCGTTCAACGCCATGCCGAGATCCTTCTTCACGAATTGCCGGTCCGAGTACTGTTGGAGCGGCAACGGATCGAGCAATACGGGAAAGCCGACGGCCTTGAGCGAGCTTTGGATGATCGTCGCGACCGGGCCGATGATGGACTCGCGCTCGGCGACGAAGGCGAGCTTAAATTCCTCGGCAAATTTTTCGAGGCCTTCGCCGTTCGGGTAACCCGCCTCGGCGAGCAGTTGCTTGGCTTTTTCGGGGTTGTAGTCGTAGCTCACCGACGGCTTGTGGTAACCCGGGTACTCCGGCGGCACTAAGCCTTCCCATTTGCGCGCGGCGCCGAAATAGACCTTTTCAATGAGTTGGTTGTAAGGGATGGCATGGGCGACGGCCTTACGGACCTTGACGTTGTCGAACGGTGGCCGCCCCCAATTCAACGACATCATGATCGTCGAATTGAGGTACCCGCCGCCGACTTTGATCCCTTTGACCTTCTTGAGGCTGTCGAACTCCCGGGGGGCCAAGGAATCGACGAAGTCGGCTTGGCCGGACCGCAAGATCGTCAGGCGGTTGGAGCTTTCCGGAATCTTCTTCCAGACGACTCGGTTGTAGTGGGGCTTGCCGCGGTAATAGTCCTGGTTGGCCTCGAGGATGATGGTGTCCTCTTTTTTCCACTCCCCAACGCACCAAGGACCGAAACCCGGACCATTGGTGGTATTGGTATAGTTGTGGCTCCAAGGGTCTTCCGGCGTGGCGTTCGCCTCCATGGTTTCCTTGTCGTAAATGTGGAGCGCGAAGATCGCTAAGACCGGCAGAAATAGACCGTTGGCCTGATCCTGCCGAATCTTCACCGTGTATTGATCGACCTTGGTGACCTCATCTCCCAGCACGCGGGGATCGGGACTCGGCACCGGCTTGCCTTCTTCGATCGCCTTGTTCGCAGCAGCACGGGCGGCAAACAACGAAGGGGCGAACGTATCGATCGAGCCGACGTTCGCGAGGAAGTAGCCGACCGCTGCCGTACCGCTGATCGATTTGGCACGGGCCAGGGTGTAAAGGACATCGTCGGCATCGAAGGTGGCGCCGTTGCACCCCTTCACGCCACGGCGCAAGTTCAGCGTCCAAGTCAGGGTCGGAACGTCGAAGCTCCAGGATTCAGCGAGCCTGCCTTCGAAGGTGTGCGTGTCAAGTGCGGCGAAACCGTCGGCATTGACCTCACCCAGTTTGAAGTAGACCAGCGGTTCGAGGACCTGAACCATTCCGCTATAGGAAGGCGGAAAGGTCCCGCCCGGTCCGTCGACGTTCAGGCTATTCGGCACGTTGTACGAAAGATACAAAAGGTCTTCGGCTTGGGCGACAGTCGTCGCCCCTAATCCGACCAGCCCCATCCCTGCGGCGGCCAGTACGTTGCGTACGCGTCTCCTCAGCATTACATCCTCCCAATTGGCTCATGCCCATAGGTCGGCACGATCTCTCCCTCAGACCACGCCGTCCCTCGGCCAATTCTGTGGTCGCGGCCTTGCCCGAGTCAAATGGTCGATGATCGGGCGACCGATTTGGGCCGATAGACCCGCGCCTAGAGGACCTGAAACAGTTCGTACCGGACGCCAAACGCACCGCCGTCGAGAATTCGAACAGCGCCGCGCCCGATGGCGATCGTGCTGTTCAACCAGGCATAGTCGTTATCCATGGCAGTTTCGAAGAAGACGGCGCTCCGCATGTAATAGCGATCGCCCGGCACCGCTTCGCGCCGTCCCAGTTTCTTTAGTACGTCCTTCGGACCCGACACGATGCCTTGATAGGCGATCTGGATGAGCACTCCGTCGTCCGCCTCAAGGACCAGCCGCACATCGGGCCGCGCGGAATCGTCGCGCAGAACCAACAGGTGATCCGTCGCGGTGACCACGCGACCGCGCAACTTTGGACCTTCGAAAGTCCCCCTTTCGATCCGGTCGATTCGCCGCCACCCCCGAGGGGTCTTGCCGATTTCGAGACCGGGCTTGGCCTCCATGTCGAGAGTCATCAAATATTCCGTTCGCAGCGGCGCTTGTTGATCGTCCATGGTTCCTCCTAGTGCACGAGATAAACGTTGTAGTGATCGCCGAAAGCGCCACCGGGGAACACCAACAAGCGCCCCGTTGCGACGGCCAATGCTGTGTTTAGCCAGTCGTAACGCGAGTCGGCGGTTTCGAATGCGACGGCGGTTCGCAGATAATAGTCGCGCGGGTCGACCACCTCGCGCCGGCCAATCCGTTTCATGACCTCGCGCGGCCCGGCGACGATACCGTCGTAGGTCATTTGAATGAGCGCCTCATCTTCGGTCCGTAATACCATCCGCACATCGAGCCGTGCCGAATCGTCACGCATCACCAGAACGGGATCGGTCCCGGTTACGATCTCGCCGGTGAGGCGCGGCCCGGCGAATCGACCTCGCAGGATGCGATCCACCCGGCGCCAGCCCCCAGGCGTCTTGCCGATCTCCAGACCGGGCATTGCTTCGATCACAAAGTGCGTCAAGAACGACGTTTCCAACGGCGCAACATCCGGGTGCGTCATGACGGTTCCTCCCCTTGGGTGCTAGCATCTTGGCATGACACAGGATCGTTATCACGACGTCTACGCCGCCCATCGCTGGCAGGTTCCAACGCGTTACAACATCGGCTTCGACATCTGCGACCGAATTGCCGCTAGCCATGCTCATGCGACCGCGATGGTCTGGGAGGATTTCGAGGGCCACGACCACACAATCACCTACGGCTGGCTGCGGGAGCGCAGCAATCGTTTGGCCAACGGATTGATGGCTTTAGGTTTGCAGCGGGGCGACCGCGTGGCCGTACTGCTCGGACAGCGTCCCGAGACGGCCGTGGCCCATATTGCGATCCTCAAAGCAGGCTTTGTTACGGTCCCGCTGTTCACCGCCTTCGCCGAAGCTGCCCTGGCCCAACGCATCGCCCATGCCGGCGTTCGCGTTTTGATCACCGATGCCGAGCAACTTCCAAAAGCGGTCGGCCTGTTGGAGCGCGGGTTGGACCTTCGGGCGATCCTGTGCGTCGGCGCCGAAGAAAGCGGGATCGAATCGTTCGACACCTTCGTGGACGCCGGGGCACCCGGCTTTCACGCGGTCGATACCGACGCCGAGGACGACGCTCTCGTCATCTATACCTCCGGCACGACGGGACCACCGAAGGGCGCGCGTCACGCCCACCGGATGCTGATCGGGCACGACCCCGGCCTTCGGTTCGTTCACTACGGCCTACGCGAGGGTTCGAATGATCGCCACTGGTCGCCGCAGGATTGGGCGTGGGTCGCCGGGTTGGTCAATATCCTGTTTGCCTCCCTGCGCCACCGCATCCCAATCATTGCCGCCGCGCGGCGGTTCGATCCCGAGTGGGCGTGGCGCCTATTGGAACATCACCGACCGACGCGGGCGTTCATTCCACCGACGGCGTTATTGCAAATGCGCCAGATCAACCCCGATCGCGCGCGCGACTTGCCGCTGCTATCCGTCGGCACCGGCGGTGAAGCGGTCTCGCCAGGGCTCATCGCCTGGGGCCGTGAGGTTCTCGGCGCCGACCTGAACGAAGCCTTCGGCCAGACCGAATGCAACATGATCGTCGGCAACAGCGCCCAGGTGATGCCGGTACGCCTCGGCTCGATGGGGCGCGCGATGCCGGGCCACGACGTGTCGCTGGTCGACGAATCCGGGCAGGAGGTATCGGACACCGGGATCGTCGCGGTTCGGCGCGGCGACCCCGTGATGTTTCTGGAATATTGGAACGATCCCGCGGCGACCCGTGCGAAATTCGCGGGCGAATGGCTCCTGACCGGTGATATCGCGCGGCGCGACGCGGATGGATATTTCTACTATGTCGGGCGCAACGACGACGTCATCAATACCGCCGGCTACCGGGTCGGACCGAGCGAGATCGAAGATGCGCTCCTCGCCCATCCGGCCGTCGCCGGTGCCGGTGTCGTCGGCATCACCGATGCGGAGCGCGGTCAAGCGATCAAAGCCTTTATCGAACTGCGCCCCGGCGAGGTGGAGTCGGAGGCGCTAGCCCGTGCGTTACAGGACCATGTGCGTACACGCTTGGCGCGGCATCTGTATCCACGCGCCATCGCCTTTATCGACGAAATTCCGCGCACGGTGACCGGTAAAGTTCGGCGCGAAGCCTTGCGGTCGCGTGACAGTAAGCCGCCCGATCCGAGCGACCTAGCCGCTTCTTGAAGGTGCCACCGTAGAGGGGGGCGAGACGTCCGACATGCTCTCACGGTGGGCGCAGCGGGCGCACCCCATCGTCTCGCGCACCGCGATCAGACCGCCGTCGGCGCCGCGCTCCCATTGCGCCGCGACCCTTCCCCAGCCCGGCGATCCACATGCGGGGCAAGTTGTCGCCAGCCGCCGCGCCAATCGGACGGCGAGTGCGGCAATGGTCCGCATGCGCGTCGGGTTGAGGTGTGCACGCATGTCGGTTTCGACGTGGGCAAGACCGTCGGCGGACAATGCCGCGCATCGTTCGACTGCTTGCGCCAATGCGGCGTTGTCCTCGAGGCCCTTGTAGAGCTGCTGCTCGGGCACCTCCTCAAGCACCAAGCGGACGCGGTCGTCATGGTCGATGCGAATGCGATCGTTGGGAACCGCAATGAGGGCATGGGCGGGAAAGCCGACGCGCTTCAGGAAATCGCCTAGGTCACCCGGCGTGCGCGCTTTGGCATTGGCAAAGTTCGTATCCAGGGTAAACAGGTCTTCGACGACAACGAGACCCTCCTCGTCGTCGACGAAGGCCATCAGCTCGTGGCACCCGACGGCAAAGGACAATTCGGCATGCGGACGAAAGCTGCCTTCGCTGGCAATGCCCAAGCCCAAGCCCGCTTCCGCCATACCAAAGCGGGCCTTGTCCACCACGACGGCGCTTGGCGTGCCTTTACGCTCCACCTCACCGGAGAACGTGCCCAACAGATCGGTGTCGAGGCCCGGCGGGACGACGACCGACAGGCCGAGGACATCGCGCATCGGACCGGCAATGGCTTTTTCTTTATGGTGTTTAGTGGCGAGGACCGCTTGGCGGTTCCGATACAGTGTCACGTGATATGGCTGAAATGGTCGCGGGGCGGCGATCTTACCGCACTCAAGGGTTGACTCAATGATTAGATTTACCCGTCAAGGAATTCGTAGAAGCACCGTTTTGCTCGCCGCTATCGGCCTTAGCACCTCGATCGCTGTGACGTCGTCAACGGCAGCGCCCGCGACCGTACTGCTTGACCATCCCCTCGTGGGCGAGATTTGGTCCAGCCATACAAATCAACTAACGACCGTCGACGATATCGTTGCCGCCGCGGAGGTCGCGGATGCCGTTATCCTCGGCGAAAAACACGACAACGCCGAACACCACCAGCTCCAGGCGGCCCTGTTGGCGCGACTTAGCACGGACGGTCGTAAGGCAGCGGTTGTCTGGGAAATGATCCCGCCTGCAAAAGATTCGATCCTGGCGCGGGCCACAGCGATTGGCGGCGACGGGCTTGGCGCCGCGTTGGATTGGGCCGAGGCGGGTTGGCCGCCGTGGCCCGAATACCAGCCGATTGCCGACATCGCCATTGCCCGCGGCCTGACGATGCGGGGCGCCGCGCTGACCCGCGCCCAAGTAGGTACCCTCCTCGGCGGCGATACCGATTTGCTCCGGGACACCAAAGCATTGCCGGCGGCGTACCAAGCCGCTTTGCTGGAGCAGTTGGAAGCCTCGCACTGCGGCGCCGTCCCCCGTACCGCGCTTGGCGGCATGGCCGACGTCCAAGTTGCCCGCGATGCCGCCATTGCCAAGGCGATGGGCGAAGTTTTCGACGCCGGAGGTTTTCCGGTGGCAATCACCGGCGGTGGCCACGCCCGGCGGGACCGCGGCGTACCTTGGCAGCTTTCCCGCCGGACGGTCCTAGTTGTCGCCTTCGTCGAGGTTGTCCGCGGTGAGACAGACCCCGCGCGCTACGTCGATCCGGGGGTCTTCGATTTTGTATGGTTCACGCCACGCGTGGATGAGAAGGATCCGTGCGACCGCTTCCGGCGCTAATCTGCAGGCGACCGGCGTAGCGTCACGGCACCCGCGGCCGCGAGCGCAAGCCACCCCAGAATCATCAGGGCACCCCCGATTGGGGTCAGCCAAGGGAGCGGCGATGAGCCGGCGAAGGCGTGAAAGTAGAGCAATCCGCTAAACAGACCGCTGCCGATCAAGAAAGCGGCCGCCGCCGTATGGACTAAGCCCCGC
Above is a window of Alphaproteobacteria bacterium DNA encoding:
- a CDS encoding DUF423 domain-containing protein, encoding MLPIWILIAAVDGAAFVVIGAAGSHGVIADPSLGRLFDTASDNHAVHALALLAIGFAGGRLNGAARGLVHTAAAAFLIGSGLFSGLLYFHAFAGSSPLPWLTPIGGALMILGWLALAAAGAVTLRRSPAD